AGGACATCTCGACGCGCACGGTCCTCGGTCGTGATGACGTGGCCAGCCAGCCCAGGGAGCGCAAGCTCGACAGGCGTGGCGTGGCGGGAATCATCTTCGCCTACAAGGCAGCGGGCGCCGCCGCCGAGCGTGGCGATTCCCTCGACGAGGTCGCAGCGATCACCGAGGACGTCATCGAGCACACCGCGACCATGGGGATCGGACTCGCGCCCACGATCCTTCCGACCACCGGCCGGCCGAGTTTCGAACTCGAAGAGGGTGAGATGGAGATCGGTATCGGCATCCATGGGGAACCCGGCAGCCGTCGCGGGCCGCTTGAGACCGCGGATGAGATAGCAGATCACGTGGTCGAGGCGCTCGTCGCCGACCTCGATCTGAAGTCCGGCGCTCGCGTGGCTGTCATGGTCAACGGTCTCGGAGCGACTCCGCTGGAAGAGCTCTACGTGCTGTACCGCCGAACCCACCAGATCCTCGCGGAGTCCGGCATCGAGATCGCCAAGAACTACGTCGGCGAGTACGCGACGAGCCTCGAGATGGCCGGCGCCTCGATCTCGCTGCTCGAACTGAACGATGAGCGACTTGCGCTGCTCGAAGCGCCCGCGAAGTCGCCGTTCTTCCAGGAGGGTTGAACATGGAAGCCGAACAACTGAACGACCGCATCCGCGGCAGCCTCGCGGTGCTGATCGACTCGGCGGACGAGTTGCGAGATCTGGACCAGGCCCTGGGCGATGGCGATCTCGGCATCACGATCTCGGCGGGCTCTGCCGCAGTGATCGCCGCACTGGAACAGCTCCCAGCCGAAGCGACTCCTGTCGATATCGCGAGGGCGAGCGCAAAGGCCTTCGCCAATGCGAACCCATCGACCATGGCCGCATTGGTGGCCGGTGCGCTGCTTGCCGGATCACGAGTGTGGGCAGACGTCGCGGATGTGACGATCGCCGACGCGCAGGCCTTCGCCGCAGCCGCCGCGACCAGCATCGCTCAGCGCGGCAAGACGCAGATCGGCGACAAGACGATCCTCGACGGCCTCGCAGCGGTCGCGGACGCCCTCGTCGATCAGACCGATGCCGACGAGGCGCTGGATGCTGCGATCACCGCCGCCGCAGCAGCGGTGGAGAACACCAAGCACCTCCAGTCGCGCCGCGGACGCGCTTCGTGGCTGCAGGAGCGCAGCATCGGCATGGCAGATCCTGGTGCCACGGCACTGCAGCGGTTCGTCGAGTCGTGGAAGATCGCTGGCGTCGACGTGAAATAGGCGCTGTCAGTATCCGTTGTCGACGTTCGTCGGCCGAGATGAGGGCCGAGGCGATGACCGCTTCGGCCCTCATCTCGTTCCGCATCAGAGGGTGTTCCTGAAGTCCTTCACGGCGCTCATGAGCTCCTGGACACGCTCGACCTTGGCGCGGTTCTCGAACTTGCCGTCCTCCTTGAAGAACGTGCCCATGACGGCGCCGTCGGCGACGGAGAGCTGCTCGGCGACGTTCGACGGGCGCACTCCGGTGTTCACGAACACGGGAGTGTCACCGGCGACATCCTTGACGACGCGCAGCGCCTGCGTGTCGGTCGGGGCTCCTGCGGTCAGACCCGAGACGCACAGCGCGTCAGGGGATGCGACGAACACGGTGCTCTGCGCGATGGAGCGCAGATCACGTTCGGCGAGGTACGCCGCCGATTCCGGAACGATGTTGAACAGCATCTTCACGTCTCCCGCGCCGATTCGCTGACGGTAGCGCGCGATCTCGCCGACGTTGGTGTTCCACAGTCCGAAGTCGGAGGCATAGACCCCGGTGAAGATCTCGCGCACCCACTGTGCGCCGGTCGCCAGGGCGAGATCGATCGATGCCTGGCCGTCCCACAGGACGTTCACCCCGTATGGGGTCGAAAGCTCGGGGAGCAGCTCGCCGATGATGCGCGCCATCGAGATCGCAGTGATCGGCTCGGTCTTGGTGAGGTAGGGAAGGCTGAACTCGTTGGAGATCATGATGCCGTCGACGCCGCCGGTCTGGAGCGCCTCGAGTTCTTCCCGCGCACGGTCGACGATGGCGCGGATGCCGGCTTTCGAGTCGTACCCCGGGTCGCCCGGCAGCGCTTCGAGGTGCAGCATGGCGATGATCGGCTTGGGGGCGGTGAAGACATCATCGAGCCAGGTGGTCATGAGTGTTCCTTCTTCGTTGGAGTGGTGGGTGGAGAGCAGGAGATCGGATGCGCCATCATCACGTGGTCGTGACGGCGCCTCCGGGCGCCGCCGTCACGCTGACGACGGAGACGCCGGCGGCGGTGGCCGCGCTGAGCGCGGGGGAGTCGGATGCCGCATCCGTCACGATCAGCTCGGCAGCAGACAGCGGGGCGATGCTGCTGAGCTGAGCGCGTCCGATCTTCGATTGGTCAGCGAGCACGATCAATCTGTCTGACGCCTCGATCGCTGCGCGCTTCACCGCGCTCTCATCTCGGTGATAGTCCGTGAATCCTCGACGAGGGTGGATCCCCGCGACCCCCATGATGAAGGTGTCGCAGTTGTAGCGGCGAAAACTCTCGACCGCTTCAGCACCGATCAGGCTGAGTTCCCCGGGCCGCAACAGCCCTCCGGTGAGGAGGATCGTCGTATCGGGTTCGGATCGGAGCTCGGTCGCGACGAGCAGGCTCGGCGTCACGATGGTGAGCCCCAGTTCCCGTCCGCGCACTGCGCGTGCCACGGCCAGGGCGCTGCTTCCGCTGTCGAGGACGACGGTCTCATGCGGGGAGAGCTGGGCGACCGCGTATTCGGCGATGTGCTGCTTGCTCGCGACATCGAGATGCGAGCGGGCTTCGAAGGTCGGCTCAGAGATCTTGCTGAGGGCGATCGCGCCGCCGATCACCTTGCGAACGAGCCCTTCGGCTTCGAGCAGATCGATATCGCGTCGTACGGTCATCTCGGAGACGCCGAACTCGGCGGCCAGGACGCTGAACTCGATCTCGCCGTCGGCGAGGAGCCGCTCACGGATCTGCTGAGTTCGGCTGTTACCAGGTTTGACCACGTGGCATCCTCCTCGATCCGTTGAGTGTGAATATCTCACACGATTCAACAGTCTTGCACGCAATGCTCCCTCGCGTCCAGTCTTCGGCGTGGCGGTGATCGATGACCTGAGAGGAGGTGCTTCCTCTCGTTCACAGCGAACTGGGACCGTTCCTTGTGCTCGTCGGGCAACGACGTATGATGAGATTGGCTAACAGCGGTCACGCATCGTTCGCGTGAATATCTAACAGAGGGTGGGGAGTCAGCATGGCAACGAGCACTCCGACACTGCAGGAGCTCCGCACGCTTGCGACCACCGCCGCGCAGCTTGGCGGTGAGGCGCTGACGCACGCATCTGTTCCGCGAACCGCCATCGCGAAGGAGATCCCCGGCGACGTGGTGACCGAAGTGGACCGCGCTGTCGAACTGCGCATCCGTGAGCACCTCTCCGCTGCCCGCCCGGATGACCGCATCGTCGGTGAGGAACTGCCGGATTCGGGAACCGGCAGTACCGGGCTCGAGTGGTTCATCGATCCCATCGACGGCACCAGCAACTTCGTCCACGGTCTGTCGCTGCACTGCACGTCGGTGGCGGTATACGACTCCACTAGCGAGAAATGGCTCGCCGGGGCGATCCATTTGTCTGCGAGCGCCACCACATATGCGGCGGCTGTCGGCGCCGGCGCACAGAAACTCTTCGCAGACGGGACGGCGGTCGAGCTGACAGCGACCCCCGCACCCGGGGCGCCGCGATTGCTCGGAGTCGGGCTGTCGTACGACCCCGAGGCGCGGATCCGCCAACTCGATGACATCCGCGAGCGCATGCGCGACTACGATGACATGCGCAGCCTGGGAACGGCGGCATACGCACTGTGCCTCGTCGCGGAGGGGGTCTTCGCCTCATTCGTCGAGACGGACCTGTTCGTGTACGACTGGGCCGCAGGCGCGCTGATCGCAGAGGAAGCCGGTGCGGAGGTCGCACGGCCCGAGGGCCTGGGGCGCGGCGCGATCATCGCGCACGGTCGGCCACCGCGCGCCATGACGG
The DNA window shown above is from Microbacterium murale and carries:
- a CDS encoding DeoR/GlpR family DNA-binding transcription regulator, which encodes MVKPGNSRTQQIRERLLADGEIEFSVLAAEFGVSEMTVRRDIDLLEAEGLVRKVIGGAIALSKISEPTFEARSHLDVASKQHIAEYAVAQLSPHETVVLDSGSSALAVARAVRGRELGLTIVTPSLLVATELRSEPDTTILLTGGLLRPGELSLIGAEAVESFRRYNCDTFIMGVAGIHPRRGFTDYHRDESAVKRAAIEASDRLIVLADQSKIGRAQLSSIAPLSAAELIVTDAASDSPALSAATAAGVSVVSVTAAPGGAVTTT
- a CDS encoding DAK2 domain-containing protein, giving the protein MEAEQLNDRIRGSLAVLIDSADELRDLDQALGDGDLGITISAGSAAVIAALEQLPAEATPVDIARASAKAFANANPSTMAALVAGALLAGSRVWADVADVTIADAQAFAAAAATSIAQRGKTQIGDKTILDGLAAVADALVDQTDADEALDAAITAAAAAVENTKHLQSRRGRASWLQERSIGMADPGATALQRFVESWKIAGVDVK
- a CDS encoding BtpA/SgcQ family protein, coding for MTTWLDDVFTAPKPIIAMLHLEALPGDPGYDSKAGIRAIVDRAREELEALQTGGVDGIMISNEFSLPYLTKTEPITAISMARIIGELLPELSTPYGVNVLWDGQASIDLALATGAQWVREIFTGVYASDFGLWNTNVGEIARYRQRIGAGDVKMLFNIVPESAAYLAERDLRSIAQSTVFVASPDALCVSGLTAGAPTDTQALRVVKDVAGDTPVFVNTGVRPSNVAEQLSVADGAVMGTFFKEDGKFENRAKVERVQELMSAVKDFRNTL
- a CDS encoding inositol monophosphatase family protein, translating into MATSTPTLQELRTLATTAAQLGGEALTHASVPRTAIAKEIPGDVVTEVDRAVELRIREHLSAARPDDRIVGEELPDSGTGSTGLEWFIDPIDGTSNFVHGLSLHCTSVAVYDSTSEKWLAGAIHLSASATTYAAAVGAGAQKLFADGTAVELTATPAPGAPRLLGVGLSYDPEARIRQLDDIRERMRDYDDMRSLGTAAYALCLVAEGVFASFVETDLFVYDWAAGALIAEEAGAEVARPEGLGRGAIIAHGRPPRAMTDGGSA
- a CDS encoding dihydroxyacetone kinase subunit DhaK gives rise to the protein MKKIINAPESFVDEFVEGILLAHPDLVKTPGDDLRVLARADAPRQGHVGIVTGGGSGHLPLFKGYVGTGLCSAVAIGNVFSSPSSDQIFEATKAVDGGAGVLYLYGNYGGDVLNFDLAADLAELEDISTRTVLGRDDVASQPRERKLDRRGVAGIIFAYKAAGAAAERGDSLDEVAAITEDVIEHTATMGIGLAPTILPTTGRPSFELEEGEMEIGIGIHGEPGSRRGPLETADEIADHVVEALVADLDLKSGARVAVMVNGLGATPLEELYVLYRRTHQILAESGIEIAKNYVGEYATSLEMAGASISLLELNDERLALLEAPAKSPFFQEG